From Salmo salar chromosome ssa04, Ssal_v3.1, whole genome shotgun sequence, one genomic window encodes:
- the LOC106603080 gene encoding uncharacterized protein produces MRMVKALAQAFLRLLWILTLAKCKIPDAHLTCLFSEDCVLPCSFQPGGNEIISWYRQEVLLLNHSHQGGDQSDQPPKDHRTRMYLLQDQLSRGNASLHLSQCGIKDRGRYRCQVNSTLGQQESFIIMKVEAPIKMVTMEISKNREIQCLSKDIFPAPRVQWSTLPPKANLRSTTHMAPNTEGLYSVQSKLRMFGNTPTYVCTVNSTYGSQSWKSSLQKGELTGEAGRELSIPCMAPQNFQNFFLTWTFAKTNDKSKVILSYVSQTRRTSNLWEGQVELEQDRVLMGDGSLLLHNPESQEHTGTYTCTFSGFQSRHMVQTQVAIRSTLRRSLTENMPNAEDQVGRTGESHSKMWVIAVVVAVVALVTTALLLYRKQRANQGKADRTTLEDTEMQPMETIKTSDDLPMDNCQLTAGHNNGHT; encoded by the exons ATGCCCATTTGACATGCCTGTTCTCAGAAGACTGTGTGCTACCCTGCAGCTTCCAACCCGGCGGAAATGAGATCATCAGCTGGTACCGCCAGGAGGTACTCCTCCTCAACCACTCCCATCAGGGTGGAGACCAGTCGGACCAGCCTCCCAAGGACCACCGTACCAGGATGTACCTGCTTCAGGACCAGCTCTCCCGGGGCAACGCCTCGCTCCACCTCAGCCAGTGTGGCATCAAGGACCGAGGCCGCTACAGGTGTCAGGTCAACAGCACTCTGGGACAACAGGAGTCCTTTATCATCATGAAAGTGGAGG CTCCCATCAAGATGGTTACTATGGAGATAAGTAAGAACAGAGAGATTCAGTGCCTGTCTAAGGATATCTTCCCTGCTCCCCGTGTGCAATGGTCCACTCTGCCACCTAAAGCCAACCTGAGATCCACCACACATATGGCACCCAACACTGAGGGCCTCTACTCTGTTCAGAGCAAACTGAGAATGTTTGGAAATACCCCCACTTACGTCTGCACCGTTAATTCCACATATGGATCACAGTCATGGAAGAGCTCACTACAAAAAGGAG AGTTGACTGGAGAGGCAGGGCGAGAGCTGTCCATCCCTTGCATGGCTCCACAGAACTTCCAGAACTTTTTCCTCACCTGGACCTTCGCTAAAACCAATGATAAATCCAAGGTCATCCTCAGCTATGTCAGCCAAACCAGACGGACCTCCAACCTCTGGGAGGGCCAGGTTGAACTGGAGCAGGACCGAGTTTTGATGGGAGATGgatccctccttcttcacaaccCAGAGAGTCAGGAACACACAGGAACCTACACCTGTACATTCTCAGGCTTCCAGAGCAGACACATGGTTCAAACCCAGGTCGCCATCAGGTCAACATTACGGCGGTCGTTGACAG AAAATATGCCAAATGCTGAAGACCAGGTTGGGCGTACAGGGGAAAGTCACTCCAAGATGTGGGTTATTGCTGTAGTAGTTGCAGTGGTTGCACTAGTAACAACAGCTCTACTACTGTATAGAAAACAAAGAG CCAACCAAGGGAAGGCTGATAGGACTACTCTGGAGGACACAGAGATGCAGCCAATGGAAACTA TTAAAACATCTGATGATTTGCCAATGGATAACTGCCAGCTGACAGCAGGACACAACAACGGCCATACATAG